A portion of the Macaca thibetana thibetana isolate TM-01 chromosome 9, ASM2454274v1, whole genome shotgun sequence genome contains these proteins:
- the BUB3 gene encoding mitotic checkpoint protein BUB3 isoform X1, translated as MTGSNEFKLNQPPEDGISSVKFSPNTSQFLLVSSWDTSVRLYDVPANSMRLKYQHTGAVLDCAFYDPTHAWSGGLDHQLKMHDLNTDQENLVGTHDAPIRCVEYCPEVNVMVTGSWDQTVKLWDPRTPCNAGTFSQPEKVYTLSVSGDRLIVGTAGRRVLVWDLRNMGYVQQRRESSLKYQTRCIRAFPNKQGYVLSSIEGRVAVEYLDPSPEVQKKKYAFKCHRLKENNIEQIYPVNAISFHNIHNTFATGGSDGFVNIWDPFNKKRLCQFHRYPTSIASLAFSNDGTTLAIASSYMYEMDDTEHPEDGIFIRQVTDAETKPKSPCT; from the exons ATGACCGGTTCTAACGAGTTCAAGCTAAACCAGCCACCCGAGGATGGCATCTCCTCGGTGAAGTTCAGCCCCAACACCTCCCAGTTCCTGCTTGTCTCCTCCTGGGACACGTCCGTGCGCCTCTACGATGTGCCGGCCAACTCCATGCGGCTCAAGTACCAGCACACCGGCGCTGTCCTGGACTGCGCCTTCTAC GATCCAACGCATGCCTGGAGTGGAGGACTAGATCATCAATTGAAAATGCATGATTTGAACACTGATCAAG aaaatCTTGTTGGGACCCATGATGCCCCTATCAGATGTGTTGAATACTGTCCAGAAGTGAATGTGATGGTCACTGGAAGTTGGGATCAGACAGTTAAATTGTGGGATCCCAGAACTCCTTGTAATGCCGGGACCTTCTCTCAGCCTGAAAAG GTATATACCCTCTCAGTCTCTGGAGACCGGCTGATTGTGGGAACAGCAGGCCGCAGAGTGTTGGTGTGGGACTTACGGAACATGGGTTATGTGCAGCAGCGCAGGGAGTCCAGCCTGAAATACCAGACTCGCTGCATACGAGCGTTTCCAAACAAGCAG GGTTATGTATTAAGCTCTATTGAAGGCCGAGTGGCAGTTGAGTATTTGGACCCAAGCCCTGAGGTACAGAAGAAGAAGTATGCCTTCAAATGTCacagactaaaagaaaataatattgagcAGATTTACCCAGTCAATGCCATTTCTTTTCACAATATCCACAATACATTTGCCACAG GTGGTTCTGATGGCTTTGTAAATATTTGGGATCCATTTAACAAAAAGCGACTGTGCCAATTCCATCGGTACCCCACGAGCATCGCATCACTTGCCTTCAGTAATGATGGGACTACACTTGCAATAGCATCATCATATATGTATGAAATGGATGACACGGAACATCCTGAAGATGGTATCTTCATTCGCCAAGTGACAGATGCAGAAACAAAACCCAA GTCACCATGTACTTGA
- the BUB3 gene encoding mitotic checkpoint protein BUB3 isoform X2 produces MTGSNEFKLNQPPEDGISSVKFSPNTSQFLLVSSWDTSVRLYDVPANSMRLKYQHTGAVLDCAFYDPTHAWSGGLDHQLKMHDLNTDQENLVGTHDAPIRCVEYCPEVNVMVTGSWDQTVKLWDPRTPCNAGTFSQPEKVYTLSVSGDRLIVGTAGRRVLVWDLRNMGYVQQRRESSLKYQTRCIRAFPNKQGYVLSSIEGRVAVEYLDPSPEVQKKKYAFKCHRLKENNIEQIYPVNAISFHNIHNTFATGGSDGFVNIWDPFNKKRLCQFHRYPTSIASLAFSNDGTTLAIASSYMYEMDDTEHPEDGIFIRQVTDAETKPKST; encoded by the exons ATGACCGGTTCTAACGAGTTCAAGCTAAACCAGCCACCCGAGGATGGCATCTCCTCGGTGAAGTTCAGCCCCAACACCTCCCAGTTCCTGCTTGTCTCCTCCTGGGACACGTCCGTGCGCCTCTACGATGTGCCGGCCAACTCCATGCGGCTCAAGTACCAGCACACCGGCGCTGTCCTGGACTGCGCCTTCTAC GATCCAACGCATGCCTGGAGTGGAGGACTAGATCATCAATTGAAAATGCATGATTTGAACACTGATCAAG aaaatCTTGTTGGGACCCATGATGCCCCTATCAGATGTGTTGAATACTGTCCAGAAGTGAATGTGATGGTCACTGGAAGTTGGGATCAGACAGTTAAATTGTGGGATCCCAGAACTCCTTGTAATGCCGGGACCTTCTCTCAGCCTGAAAAG GTATATACCCTCTCAGTCTCTGGAGACCGGCTGATTGTGGGAACAGCAGGCCGCAGAGTGTTGGTGTGGGACTTACGGAACATGGGTTATGTGCAGCAGCGCAGGGAGTCCAGCCTGAAATACCAGACTCGCTGCATACGAGCGTTTCCAAACAAGCAG GGTTATGTATTAAGCTCTATTGAAGGCCGAGTGGCAGTTGAGTATTTGGACCCAAGCCCTGAGGTACAGAAGAAGAAGTATGCCTTCAAATGTCacagactaaaagaaaataatattgagcAGATTTACCCAGTCAATGCCATTTCTTTTCACAATATCCACAATACATTTGCCACAG GTGGTTCTGATGGCTTTGTAAATATTTGGGATCCATTTAACAAAAAGCGACTGTGCCAATTCCATCGGTACCCCACGAGCATCGCATCACTTGCCTTCAGTAATGATGGGACTACACTTGCAATAGCATCATCATATATGTATGAAATGGATGACACGGAACATCCTGAAGATGGTATCTTCATTCGCCAAGTGACAGATGCAGAAACAAAACCCAA GTCCACCTAA